A window of the Tripterygium wilfordii isolate XIE 37 chromosome 12, ASM1340144v1, whole genome shotgun sequence genome harbors these coding sequences:
- the LOC120010400 gene encoding low affinity sulfate transporter 3-like, whose translation MGTLHSENFSAFNVEQRQQLDTDYTNRLERAQWLLNSPEPPHLWQKVIGSVKQTIFPHKNRTTAKQSRRKSVVSFLKGFFPVLIWGRNYNASKFKNDLMAGLTLASLSIPQSIGYANLAKLDPQYGLYTSVVPPLIYSLMGSSREIAIGPVAVVSLLLSSTIQKIQDPFVDPVAYRKLVFTVTFFAGIFQAMFGLFRLGFLVEFLSHAAIVGFMGGAAIIIGLQQLKGLLAISHFSTKTDVISVLESVFRSIKHDTWYPLNFALGCSFLIFLLIARFVGKRNKKLFWIPAIAPLISVILSTAIVFLTKAEQHGVVIVKHLKGGLNPSSVHQLQFKGAHVGFAAKTGLIAAIVALAEAIAVGRSFASIKGYQINGNNEMVAMGFMNIAGSLSSCYVATGSFSRTAVNFSAGCETVVSNIVMAITVLLSLELFTRLLYYTPMAILASIILSALPGLIDINEAYHIWKVDKLDFLACIGAFFGVLFKSVEIGLLVAVIISFAKILLNAIRPGVEAIGRLPRTDIFCDTEQYPNAIETPGILIFRVNSSLICFANANFVRERIMSLATEDEDDHKENGKGKTGAVILDMSNIINIDTSGIIALEELHKQLTSQGIQLALANPRRQVIHKLKLSKFVDRIGAGMIFLTVGDAVDACLGLGTGSASFAA comes from the exons ATGGGTACACTTCACAGTGAGAACTTCAGCGCCTTCAATGTGGAGCAGCGGCAACAGCTTGACACCGATTATACTAATCGGCTAGAGAGGGCTCAATGGTTGCTCAATTCTCCTGAGCCACCACACCTATGGCAGAAGGTCATTGGTTCAGTAAAACAAACCATCTTCCCCCACAAGAACAGGACTACTGCTAAGCAAAGCAGACGAAAGAGCGTTGTTTCGTTCTTGAAAGGTTTTTTCCCTGTACTTATCTGGGGCAGGAATTAcaatgcttcaaagttcaaaaatgATCTCATGGCAGGACTAACTCTAGCAAGCCTTAGCATTCCGCAG AGCATTGGATATGCTAATTTAGCTAAACTAGATCCTCAATATGGCCTAT ACACAAGTGTTGTTCCTCCTCTAATTTATTCTCTAATGGGGAGTTCAAGAGAGATAGCCATTGGACCTGTAGCAGTAGTATCATTGCTGCTATCTTCCACTATACAGAAAATACAAGATCCTTTTGTTGATCCTGTTGCCTACAGAAAGCTTGTGTTCACTGTCACTTTCTTTGCTGGGATCTTCCAAGCAATGTTTGGATTGTTCAG GTTGGGGTTTCTTGTGGAATTCCTTTCTCATGCTGCCATTGTTGGATTCATGGGTGGTGCAGCCATCATCATTGGTCTTCAACAACTCAAGGGGCTACTGGCAATCAGTCACTTCAGTACCAAAACCGATGTGATATCCGTTCTGGAGTCTGTTTTTAGATCAATCAAACACGATACA TGGTATCCTCTGAATTTCGCCCTCGGATGTTCGTTCCTTATCTTCCTCCTCATCGCTAGATTTGTC ggcaaaagaaacaaaaagttgTTCTGGATTCCAGCTATTGCTCCTCTTATTTCAGTCATATTATCCACTGCGATAGTGTTCTTGACAAAAGCTGAACAGCATGGAGTAGTAATAGTAAAACACCTAAAAGGAGGCCTGAATCCAAGTTCAGTCCATCAATTACAGTTCAAAGGTGCACACGTCGGATTTGCTGCCAAAACAGGACTAATTGCTGCCATTGTTGCTCTTGCT GAAGCCATTGCTGTCGGTCGATCTTTCGCTTCCATAAAAGGCTATCAGATCAATGGGAACAATGAAATGGTAGCTATGGGCTTCATGAACATTGCGGGATCATTGAGTTCATGCTATGTTGCCACTG GTTCATTCTCAAGGACTGCTGTGAACTTCAGTGCAGGATGTGAGACAGTAGTATCAAATATAGTGATGGCCATTACGGTGCTTTTGTCGCTGGAATTGTTTACTAGGCTATTGTACTATACTCCCATGGCGATCCTTGCTTCGATCATCTTATCTGCTCTTCCTGGACTTATAGACATCAATGAAGCTTATCATATCTGGAAGGTTGACAAACTAGACTTCCTTGCTTGCATTGGTGCCTTTTTCGGGGTTTTGTTTAAATCGGTGGAGATTGGCCTTCTGGTCGCG GTAATCATATCATTTGCAAAAATATTGCTCAATGCCATTCGACCTGGTGTTGAAGCAATAggaagacttccaagaacagacATCTTTTGTGACACAGAGCAATATCCCAATGCCATTGAAACTCCAGGAATCTTAATCTTCCGTGTCAACTCTTCCTTAATCTGCTTTGCTAATGCCAACTTTGTCAGAGAAAG GATAATGAGTTTGGCGACCGAAGACGAGGATGACCACAAAGAAAATGGCAAGGGAAAGACTGGAGCAGTGATTCTTGACATGTCAA ATATAATAAACATTGACACTTCAGGAATTATTGCACTTGAAGAACTTCACAAACAATTAACATCACAAGGCATACAA TTAGCATTGGCCAACCCAAGGAGGCAAGTGATTCACAAGCTGAAGTTAAGCAAATTCGTGGATAGAATTGGAGCGGGAATGATTTTCCTCACCGTGGGAGACGCAGTAGATGCATGCCTGGGTCTTGGTACCGGATCGGCCTCTTTTGCAGCATAA
- the LOC120010625 gene encoding sulfate transporter 1.3-like: MAAVGHSADEESEKNEMEMDIKSFSSSGRQTQNAPYIHKVGVPPKKNLLKELTTTLKETFFSDDPLRHFKDQPKSQKFILGIQAVFPIFEWGRKYNLTKLRGDIIAGLTIASLCIPQDIGYAKLANLEGQYGLYSSFVPPLIYAFMGSSRDIAIGPVAVVSLLLGTLLQSEIDPIKNATEYRRLAFTATFFAGITQATLGVFRLGFLIDFLSHAAIVGFMGGAAITIALQQLKGFLGIKKFTKKTDLISVMHSVFSTAHHGWNWQTIIIGASFLSFLLGAKYIGKKNKKLFWVPAIAPMISVIISTFFVFITRADKQGVQIVKHIEKGLNPSSVDQIYFSGDYLLKGFRIGVVAGMIALTEAVAIGRTFAAMKDYQLDGNKEMVALGAMNVVGSMTSCYVATGSFSRSAVNYMAGCQTAVSNIVMSFVVFLTLQFITPLFKYTPNAILAAIIISAVIGLIDFQAAVLIWKIDKFDFIACMGAFFGVVFASVEIGLLIAVCISFAKILLQVTRPRTAILGKIPRTTVYRNIQQYPEATKVSGLLIVRVDSAIYFSNSSYIKDRILRWVTDEDEQLKANYQTTIQFLIVEMSPVTDIDTSGIHALEDLYKSLQKRGIQLVLANPGPVVIDKLHASNFQNLIGEDRIFLTVADAVSSCSPKLAEDV, encoded by the exons ATGGCAGCAGTAGGTCATTCAGCTGATGAGGAGTCTGAGAAGAATGAGATGGAAATGGACATCAAGAGCTTTTCATCCTCGGGTCGCCAGACCCAGAATGCACCTTACATTCACAAGGTGGGAGTCCCCCCCAAGAAAAATCTCTTAAAGGAATTGACAACTACTCTGAAGGAAACCTTCTTTTCAGATGACCCTCTACGCCATTTCAAGGACCAGCCTAAGTCTCAAAAATTCATCCTAGGCATCCAAGCTGTTTTCCCTATCTTTGAATGGGGAAGAAAGTACAATCTCACCAAACTTAGGGGTGATATTATAGCGGGACTCACCATTGCAAGTCTCTGTATTCCTCAG GACATTGGATACGCTAAGCTTGCAAATTTAGAAGGCCAGTATGGACTGT ATTCCAGCTTTGTTCCACCATTGATTTATGCGTTCATGGGTAGTTCAAGAGATATAGCAATAGGACCAGTGGCTGTTGTGTCCCTTCTACTGGGAACTCTGCTTCAGAGTGAGATCGATCCCATTAAGAATGCAACAGAGTACCGGAGGTTAGCGTTCACAGCTACATTTTTTGCAGGAATTACTCAAGCAACCCTTGGGGTTTTCAG GTTGGGTTTCTTGATTGACTTCCTATCTCATGCGGCCATCGTTGGCTTTATGGGTGGTGCTGCTATTACTATTGCCCTCCAACAGCTCAAAGGTTTTCTAGGCATCAAGAAATTTACTAAGAAAACTGATCTCATTTCTGTAATGCATTCAGTATTTAGCACAGCCCATCATGGA TGGAACTGGCAAACAATAATCATTGGCGCGAGCTTCTTATCTTTCCTTCTTGGTGCCAAGTACATT ggaaagaagaataagaaattattttGGGTTCCTGCTATTGCCCCAATGATATCTGTCATTATATCAACCTTTTTTGTGTTCATAACCAGGGCAGACAAGCAAGGTGTTCAGATT GTGAAACACATAGAGAAAGGACTTAACCCTTCATCTGTGGACCAAATATATTTCAGTGGCGATTATCTTCTAAAAGGATTCAGGATTGGTGTGGTGGCGGGAATGATAGCATTGACG GAGGCTGTCGCAATTGGAAGAACATTTGCTGCGATGAAGGACTATCAACTAGATGGAAACAAAGAAATGGTAGCACTAGGTGCAATGAATGTTGTTGGTTCAATGACTTCCTGCTATGTGGCAACAG GTTCTTTCTCGCGGTCTGCAGTAAACTACATGGCTGGTTGCCAAACTGCAGTCTCCAACATTGTTATGTCTTTTGTTGTATTCCTAACCTTGCAATTCATAACTCCTCTCTTCAAGTACACACCAAATGCTATTCTTGCCGCTATCATTATATCTGCTGTGATTGGCCTTATTGACTTCCAGGCGGCAGTTTTGATTTGGAAGattgataaatttgattttattgctTGCATGGGAGCCTTCTTTGGTGTAGTCTTTGCCTCCGTCGAGATAGGGCTCTTAATTGCG GTTTGTATATCGTTTGCTAAAATCCTCTTACAAGTTACCAGACCAAGGACTGCAATTCTTGGGAAGATCCCTAGGACTACTGTGTATAGAAACATCCAGCAATATCCAGAAGCAACTAAAGTCTCTGGTCTTCTGATTGTGAGGGTTGATTCTGCAATTTACTTTTCCAATTCCAGTTACATTAAAGACAG GATCTTGAGATGGGTAACAGATGAGGATGAACAACTAAAAGCAAACTATCAGACAACAATCCAGTTTTTGATTGTGGAAATGTCGC CTGTTACTGATATCGACACTAGCGGCATCCATGCCTTGGAAGATTTGTACAAAAGCCTTCAAAAGAGAGGCATTCAG CTTGTTCTGGCAAATCCTGGTCCAGTAGTGATTGACAAGCTTCATGCTTCCAACTTCCAAAATTTGATCGGCGAAGACCGTATCTTCCTCACAGTTGCAGATGCTGTCTCCTCTTGCTCTCCTAAACTAGCAGAAGATGTTTGA